The Ficedula albicollis isolate OC2 chromosome 5, FicAlb1.5, whole genome shotgun sequence genome includes the window ATATTGAATATTGTAATGCTGATCTCTGACCATGGTGTGGAGCTGAAGCCACAAGGACTGCACAAGCTCAGGGAAGGCaggatggaggaggagctgtgtcagaggaGTGGAATATGTTTGAATGGGGGGCTTGGCTTAGCAGGGGGTTGGCTTACCAAGAGTATGTAAGGCCTGTTCCTGGTGTGGGCAgtgtgcctgtggctgtgcctctggctgTGGGTAAGCATCCAGAGCTGTTCCTTTTACCTTATTTTGTCCcttgttgttttttaataaacttcttaaaattttaataagtGCAGCATCGTTTCTCAAAACAAAGTATAGGACCACTTGCtttctagggggaaaaaatcaagcTCAATAACCCAAAGGCTGTGGAATTCCGATCGATCTAAAGTTGTAAAACAGCTTCTGACTGCCCTGTGACCCCACCAGCTTTGGTAAAAATCAGCGGGACAGGGcatggagaggagaggagcctGCAGGATGGGAATGGAGAGCTCCTGGTGATCTGGACACTTTCTCCTTCTTTATGTTGCTGACCTGGGAGGATCCACTTTAGGATATGGATCCCAAAGAGGTACCAGGAAGCACTGCTTATCTGCACAGACcccctgtgcctcctgctgccccacagtTAACAGGCCAGTgcaatgttttccttcctccctcccccaccttcctctcctccagcagctgctctgttcctgccacCCTCTCCTGGTGACCACAGTACCCTACCCAggtccttcctcctctgccctgtgcttcCCTTCCACATCCTTCCCAACTCCTGCCTTACTTCCCTGCTCATCTCACTTCTCTCTACGGAatccttcccactgcagggagctcctgAGGTGTCGCATTGTCCATCCCTGGATTCTCCAACCACTGACTCCCATCCCCTCTGACCACAGCCAGGGACCACatcccactgcctgcccagTGTCCATCCATGGAGGTGACCACCGtgtccccatctcctgcctcaCCCACTGAAGGAGATGATCTCTGTGAGATAGAtgtccccatctcctgcctcaCCCACTGAACTGAAGGAGATGATCTCTGTGAGATAGATGTCACCAACGTGGCCATGCACAGTGTGGCACTGCTCATCTGCCTCTGTGGGCTGGTTGGGAATGGGGCTGTCCTTTGGCTCCTGGGGTCCCACCATGTGTCCAGAAACAGCACCCCTCTTTACATCCTCACCCTGACTTTTATTGATTTCctattccttctctttctggtctctgcctctctgcttttcctgctggaggaCGTGTCCTGCTCTGTCATCATGCCCTTGCTGTATGTCTGGGTGCTTTCCCAGCTGTCTCTGGTTTCCTACATCACGTGGCTGTACCTGCTGACTTTCATCAGCATCTGGAGGTGCAGATCTATCCACTGCCcactctggcactgctgccaccgTCCCCAGCACCTCTCAAAGGTGGtgtgtgccctgctctgggcattCTCTATCTCTGTCATCACTCTCTTTGCCACATGGTTTTCCCTTTGTGCATCCCAGCTACCTGAGCACTGCCGGATGTCTTTCATCTCCAGGTACACCTTTGACCTCCTCCTCTGTGTTCCCTTCATTCTTATTTCCATCACAATTCTCCACCTTAAGATCATGTCTGACTCCCACCAGCAACAACCCAAGAATCTCGACATTGTTATCTGCCTCTCTGTGCTCCTCACTCTGCCCTTCAGCCTCAGGAATTTACTGCAGGAGTTTGGCTATACCATTTTCTCATCCCACCTGACTTTCCTGCTCAcctgcatccacagcagcatcaaACCATTCATCTAATTCTTGGTCGGGAGGTGCAGGAGGCACTGCTCGGTGGAGTCCCTCCGGCTCTCCCTCCAAGGTGTCtttgaagagaagaaagaaataactGCCAGCAGAAATGATGCctccagggacacagggatctGAGCCTGTTGATCCctttcactgctctgctgaagcACCTCAGCACAGGTTTCCTTGAGCCACCTGATTACTAAGTATACACGGCATCaccttccctgtgctggtgcatcccctctccctttccaggctgcactgggatCTGAGAAATGCTCCTTAGGCCTCAGCCTtgaggagcagcccctgggctcagctcctctgcagctcatCAGAAacaccctctgctcccaggaattCCTACTATCCAACGACCTCCTGGGTTCTATGGACAACcttgaaaattaattcactTCCCTGAATGGCACAACATCCATGTTCTTACAATTTCACAGAAAGTTGCCAGCCCAAAGTGTGGCCAGGATGAAACATGGTTGTGACTGAAGCCCATCTCTTGGGGCCCTGTAAAGGGCAGTCCAAAAGGAGACCTTTGGAACTCTTCTGGCCCCAGCGGTGTGTAAATCATGCCTGTAAGCAAGGCTAAGTCATGAGACACCTTTTTAGCTAATTGTTGTTAAGTGTAATGTCTTTGCTAAATTGTTAATTTTAAGGTGCAAAAGCATGAATGGCTGGGAGAAGCAGAGACACTGCCCATGGTCCTAGGTAGAGAAGGGCAGGAGTAGGGCTGTCCTAGGGGAAAAGGCAGCCTCAGGGCAGGACTGGAGATTGTCAATGGTGTCTGTAATGGAAGAAGTGTTCTGGAAGGGTCTGGAGGATGTTTGGAACAGTCTGGATGCTGTCCATCCCAAATGTCCTaactggagagcagcagagcccggCAGGCATCACTTCaaggtggggagcagggatgcgATGGGATGCGATGAGATGCGATGGGATGCAAAATGGAGATGGGAATTGGGAGTGATACCAAAATCAGCCACAATAAACTTTCTAAAACCATGGGAAGCATTAGGAAGAAGGAATTCTTTACCTCCATGGACACACAGAAGGATCTCTCCTTGTTCTGTGTGTGGTGAGACTTTACAATGGGTTTCATCCATTTCAACCACACACAGTCATTAGTGCATGTTTCTTATCTGATACATAAACTTCACTTTCCTAGGACTTATTTCCATGAATTCACCTCCTTCTCAAAGTCCCTTCATGGCCCTGAAAGATCATTCAGAGGGGTCTATGGTGGTTGTATTCACCGAGTGCTGTGATATTAAAGGTGACCTTGCCTAGAACGAATCCTTTGGCCATGTGCTCTCGCTTCTTGTAAAAGAACTTGCCCCCAGACCACTGCAGGCCTCTTCATCTGTTTCTCCACTGACCCCAGCCACATTTACCATCCTGTGGtcttgttgggggttgagtgttttttctattactgtgtcaatttaaagaatttttcccattatcatgccaatggagctggctgggttgCACCCAGGACCTTGGACGACTCCAGACAgaaggggtaggtgggagcagCTTCCGGAGGGGCTCATGGGGGGCACCCCCCCGTCTCAAGCCACACGGCCGAATGCAGGAGAGCCAGACtctctgcgatcacctgccctgcatctaCCCCGCTACAGCCTCCTACCTTgcggacacagctgaccaccccccccccccccccccccccccccccccccccccccccccccccccccccccccccccccccccccccccccccccccccccccccccccccccccccccccccccccccccccccccccccccccccccccccccccccccccccccccccccccccccccccccccccccccccccccccccccccccccccccccccccccccccccccccccccccccccccccccccccccccccccccccccccccccccccccccccccccccccccccccccccccccccccccccccccccccccccccccccccccccccccccccccccccccccccccccccccccccccccccccccccccccccccccccccccccccccccccccccccccccccccccccccccccccccccccccccccccccccccccccccccccccccccccccccccccccccccccccccccccccccccccccccccccccccccccccccccccccccccccccccccccccccccccccccccccccccccccccccccccccccccccccccccccccccccccccccccccccccccccccccccccccccccccccccccccccccccccccccccccccccccccccccccccccccccccccccccccccccccccccccccccccccccccccccccccccccccccccccccccccccccccccccccccccccccccccccccccccccccccccccccctcgtTTGGTGGATTGATTATGTCAggaattcatggttttttaattttttctgggaagtggCCACATGGATCCAGAGCTATCGTACTTTAACTGCGTGTTTCTGGGGTTATTTCAGTAATGGTACTTACTGTGAGGAAATGAATGCAAGGGAAATTTTCTCCCAACCCATTACGCAGTTTTTTGAGGCTTCCCCACCAGTTTTCAAGGATTTCAGATCTGATTTAATNGGGTATCCCCCACTACTTCTATTTCATCTCCACTCGCAAGGGTATCATCAATATGTTGATAAACAGCCACATTGtcatgtttgggtttttggacTGGCCATACAGGGGAGTTTTGCAAGTCCAGTATAACCAGTTTGAGCCCTGCTTTGGCACCAGAGGGAAGAGGGTATTGTTTTACATTTACAGGTAATTGCATAGGTGATTTATGGCCAGCAGTGAATTTTATTTCACGTATAATTTGCAAGCAAGCAGCTTTTTGAATGTTTTCTAGGAGTTGGTCATGGGTACCAACTAAAGTTACAAGGTCTCCCCTTTCCAAAGGGTTAAGCCCCCGTGCCCAAAAAACAGCGTGCTGACTTGGGGACCATAAGTTAAATTTGTCACCCATTGTTAGGAGAGCTCCAAGGCCCCAGTGCCCACTAGCTTCTTGTTCTGATGATTAAGTGGCAGTGTATAGGATTTTTGTAGTGGTTATTTGTGGGTTAAAATTCTCATCATTGATAAAATTGTATTCTGTTTTAACCAAAGGTCTCAAGCTAGGGTAGCAATACTCTCCATTATTTTTCATCAGAGTTACTTCATTTTGAGAATATATTTGATtagtttctttctcttctgtttctcttggtAAATCAGTGTGTTTCAAAGTGTTGGTGTGTTCTTGTCTTAGGGCAGCTCTTAAAGAATGATTCTCATTTCTTAAAGAATGAATCTTATCTCTCAAAGCAtgattttcattcctttcttcaTATAATTGTTTTTGCACAATTTCCAGNNNNNNNNNNNNNNNNNNNNNNNNNNNNNNNNNNNNNNNNNNNNNNNNNNNNNNNNNNNNNNNNNNNNNNNNNNNNNNNNNNNNNNNNNNNNNNNNNNNNNNNNNNNNNNNNNNNNNNNNNNNNNNNNNNNNNNNNNNNNNNNNNNNNNNNNNNNNNNNNNNNNNNNNNNNNNNNNNNNNNNNNNNNNNNNNNNNNNNNNNNNNNNNNNNNNNNNNNNNNNNNNNNNNNNNNNNNNNNNNNNNNNNNNNNNNNNNNNNNNNNNNNNNNNNNNNNNNNNNNNNNNNNNNNNNNNNNNNNNNNNNNNNNNNNNNNNNNNNNNNNNNNNNNNNNNNNN containing:
- the GPR152 gene encoding probable G-protein coupled receptor 152; the protein is MEVTTVSPSPASPTEGDDLCEIDIDVTNVAMHSVALLICLCGLVGNGAVLWLLGSHHVSRNSTPLYILTLTFIDFLFLLFLVSASLLFLLEDVSCSVIMPLLYVWVLSQLSLVSYITWLYLLTFISIWRCRSIHCPLWHCCHRPQHLSKVVCALLWAFSISVITLFATWFSLCASQLPEHCRMSFISRYTFDLLLCVPFILISITILHLKIMSDSHQQQPKNLDIVICLSVLLTLPFSLRNLLQEFGYTIFSSHLTFLLTCIHSSIKPFI